Proteins co-encoded in one Hypanus sabinus isolate sHypSab1 chromosome 6, sHypSab1.hap1, whole genome shotgun sequence genomic window:
- the gjd4 gene encoding gap junction delta-4 protein: MGRLDNLGLLTLAFNYNLTVVGKIWITVIVLLRLLVIIGIGYPLYQDEQTKFTCDSMQPGCSNVCYDAFSPISHCRFWFVQAIVLCLPLVIFIIYVTHRLPLQNVKHPCRHPQNLAETSPIRKVPVGRASLIHRGCETNPGSEVGCGEPQVVSDDLRIGQRIHNFCEAYVLQLLLRTLLEAGFGVGQYYLFGFFVPNKFVCSSYPCANIVTCYPSRPTEKTLLANFMFGVTGLSFLLNFVDLIYVTKKGGKQSKKRKLLMTNIYQEEPYHDIPIDTCVLPEHQALQEYGVHVRERCESGASAASEASAKPGQEKQAEVLLENMALSNTNSNNTHFPMTAPSPASTGRMADNDAEKPALCVSVSGTAAHSFKRCGGELPDQQGSRLRQHAVQRSAGSPASNSQLIEEYRLVHMRITDNKDGRRKKSEWV; the protein is encoded by the exons ATGGGAAGACTGGACAATCTTGGCTTGCTGACTCTCGCCTTCAACTACAACCTCACGGTAGTCG GGAAGATCTGGATTACAGTGATCGTGTTGCTTCGCCTACTTGTAATCATTGGAATTGGCTACCCTCTGTACCAGGACGAGCAGACAAAATTTACATGCGATTCCATGCAACCAGGGTGCTCCAATGTGTGCTACGATGCCTTTTCCCCCATATCTCACTGCAGATTTTGGTTTGTACAGGCCATTGTGCTCTGTTTGCCTTTAGTGATCTTCATTATTTACGTCACTCACAGGCTGCCCCTGCAAAATGTAAAACACCCTTGCCGGCATCCTCAAAACCTGGCAGAGACCTCACCGATCAGAAAGGTGCCAGTGGGACGAGCTTCTTTAATACACAGAGGCTGTGAGACAAATCCTGGTTCAGAGGTTGGCTGTGGTGAACCCCAAGTAGTGAGTGATGATCTCAGAATAGGGCAAAGAATTCATAATTTTTGTGAGGCATATGTGCTTCAATTACTTCTAAGAACTTTATTGGAAGCAGGATTTGGAGTCGGCCAATATTACTTGTTCGGATTTTTTGTCCCAAATAAGTTTGTTTGCTCTAGTTATCCTTGTGCCAATATAGTGACATGCTACCCATCCAGACCTACTGAGAAAACTCTTCTGGCTAACTTTATGTTTGGAGTTACTGGGCTCTCGTTTTTGCTGAACTTTGTAGATTTAATTTATGTCACTAAGAAGGGCGGGAAGCAAAGCAAGAAGAGGAAGTTGCTGATGACGAACATTTATCAGGAAGAGCCCTATCACGACATCCCAATTGACACCTGTGTGCTTCCTGAACACCAGGCGCTCCAAGAGTATGGTGTGCACGTACGGGAAAGGTGTGAAAGTGGAGCAAGTGCTGCCAGTGAAGCATCTGCCAAACCAGGGCAGGAGAAGCAGGCAGAGGTACTGTTGGAGAACATGGCCCTCTCCAACACCAACAGCAACAACACGCATTTCCCCATGACTGCGCCATCTCCAGCCTCCACAGGAAGAATGGCTGACAATGATGCCGAGAAGCCAGCCCTGTGCGTGAGCGTGTCAGGAACCGCCGCTCATTCGTTCAAGAGGTGCGGAGGGGAGCTGCCAGATCAGCAGGGCTCCAGGTTACGCCAGCACGCAGTGCAGAGGTCTGCCGGATCTCCAGCGAGCAACAGCCAATTGATAGAGGAGTACAGGCTGGTCCATATGCGCATTACAGACAACAAGGATGGTAGGAGAAAGAAATCTGAATGGGTTTAA